The following are encoded together in the Bubalus bubalis isolate 160015118507 breed Murrah chromosome 14, NDDB_SH_1, whole genome shotgun sequence genome:
- the SLC35C2 gene encoding solute carrier family 35 member C2 gives MGRCAPDVAFVWRAVLTLGLVLLYYCFSIGITFYNKWLTKSFHFPLFMTMLHLAVIFLFSALSRALVQCSSHRARVVLSWPDYLRRVAPTALATALDVGLSNWSFLYITVSLYTMTKSSAVLFILIFSLIFKLEELRAALVLVVLLIAGGLFMFTYKSTQFNIEGFALVLGASFIGGIRWTLTQMLLQKAELGLQNPIDTMFHLQPLMFLGLFPLFAVFEGLHLSTSEKIFRFQDTGLLLRVLGSLFLGGILAFGLGFSEFLLVSRTSSLTLSIAGIFKEVCTLLLAAHLLGDQISLLNWLGFALCLSGISLHIALKALHARGDGAPKPLKGLGSNPDLELLLRSSQPEDEDNEEEEYFVAQGQQ, from the exons ATGGGGAGGTGTGCCCCCGACGTGGCCTTCGTGTGGAGGGCGGTGCTGACCCTGGGGCTCGTGCTGCTGTACTACTGCTTCTCCATCGGCATCACCTTCTACAACAAGTGGCTGACCAAG AGCTTCCACTTCCCCCTCTTCATGACAATGCTGCACTTGGCCGTGATCTTCCTGTTCTCTGCCCTGTCCAGGGCCCTGGTTCAGTGCTCCAGCCACAGGGCCCGCGTGGTGCTGAGCTGGCCCGACTACCTCAGAAGAGTGGCTCCCACCG CACTGGCCACGGCGCTGGATGTGGGCTTGTCCAACTGGAGCTTCCTCTACATCACCGTCTCGCT GTACACGATGACCAAGTCCTCAGCCGTCCTCTTCATCCTCATCTTCTCTCTGATCTTCAAGCTGGAGGAGCTG CGCGCGGCGCTAGTCTTGGTGGTCCTGCTCATCGCTGGGGGCCTCTTCATGTTCACCTACAAGTCGACGCAGTTCAACATCGAGGGCTTCGCCTTGGTGCTGGGTGCCTCGTTCATCGGCGGCATTCGCTGGACCCTCACCCAGATGCTCCTGCAGAAGGCGGAACTTG GACTCCAGAATCCCATCGACACCATGTTCCACCTGCAGCCACTCATGTTCCTGGGGCTCTTCCCTCTCTTTGCCGTGTTTGAAG GTCTCCATTTGTCCACATCTGAGAAAATCTTCCGTTTCCAGGACACAGGGCTGCTCCTGCGGGTGCTCGGGAGCCTCTTCCTTGGCGGGATTCTCGCCTTTGGTTTGGGCTTTTCTGAGTTCCTCCTGGTCTCCAGGACCTCCAGCCTCACTCTCTCCATTGCCGGCATTTTTAAG GAAGTCTGCACTTTGCTGTTGGCAGCGCATCTGCTGGGTGACCAGATCAGCCTCCTGAACTGGCTGGGCTTTGCCCTCTGCCTCTCAGGAATATCTCTGCACATCGCCCTCAAAGCCCTGCACGCCAGAG GTGACGGCGCCCCTAAGCCCCTGAAGGGGCTGGGCTCCAACCCCGACCTGGAGCTGCTGCTCCGGAGCAGCCAGCCAGAGGATGAGGACAACGAGGAGGAGGAATACTTTGTGGCCCAGGGGCAGCAGTGA